CAAATGAAGATATGGCAGAATATGATCCTGAGCATATTCGCGATATCTTGGAGAAACGTGTTGACCTTATCCTTAATGGCGGATATTTAGGTGAACATCCAACCACGGTTATCGACTTTTCAGAAGGGGAAGTTGATATTTTACGTGTTGGTGAAGGTGATGCTGAACCGTTTAGGTAAAGCTTGACGCGGAGTGTAAATTCATTGCTAAAGTGAGCGAACCATAAATTGAATGACGTGTTAAATAAACAAAGCGGTGAAATGATGCAACAGGAATTGCCCATCGCTTTGGTGCGCGGTGAGCGTGTTGTGGAAAAGCCGCAAGATTTGTTTATTCCTTCGCGGGCTTTGGAAATTCAACTCAAAGAGTTTGAGGGCCCTCTGGATTTTTTGCTGTATCTCATTAAAAAACAAAAGTTTGATATTGTTGATTTGCCTATATCACCAATCACAACACAATATTTTGAGTACTTAGAATCGGTAGAAGAACAGGGCATTGAACTAGCCGCTGAATACTTGCTGATGGCGGCGACATTGGCGCAAATTAAATCCAAGATGTTATTACCTAAACAAATCATCGAGGATGAGGAAGTAGATCCACGTGCTGAATTAGTTCGCAAACTGCAAGAATATGAGCTGATGAAACGAGCCAGTGAATTACTTGAAGAACTGCCTCAATCTGGCAGGGATTATCATGTTGCTGATGTTTTACTGGCTGATAATCTCGTTAAACCAGAACAAGAATATGATCTGGGCTTATCGCAATTAGTGTCTGCGTTTCAAGAAGTACTTTCGAGACAAGCGGCCTTTGAACACCATCATATTGAAAAAGAGTCGATCTCGACTAAAGATAAGATTGAGCAGGTTTTATTAATGCTAGCGTCTGATGCAACTACATATCATTCGTTTCATCAATTACTAGTCCTCGAACAGGGCAGGGTTGGCGTGATTGTCACGTTTTTGGCTATATTGGAGTTAGTCAAAGAAGAACGCGTATTGTGCCGAGTGGGCAATGAAAA
This window of the Thalassotalea atypica genome carries:
- a CDS encoding segregation and condensation protein A, giving the protein MLNKQSGEMMQQELPIALVRGERVVEKPQDLFIPSRALEIQLKEFEGPLDFLLYLIKKQKFDIVDLPISPITTQYFEYLESVEEQGIELAAEYLLMAATLAQIKSKMLLPKQIIEDEEVDPRAELVRKLQEYELMKRASELLEELPQSGRDYHVADVLLADNLVKPEQEYDLGLSQLVSAFQEVLSRQAAFEHHHIEKESISTKDKIEQVLLMLASDATTYHSFHQLLVLEQGRVGVIVTFLAILELVKEERVLCRVGNENEEFGIRIAA